DNA from Roseimicrobium sp. ORNL1:
TGATTTCCCCAGTGACCAAACGTGCCACCATCGAGCCCTGGATACGGTGGTGTGACGGCAGGCAGCTTTTCCGCGCCTTTGAACTGCAATGCCTCCTTGGCATAGAAGTCATAAACGCGATCACGATTGACTTGCTCTTTGTGATTCGGCCAGAGCTCAGGCCGCAGCGGTTCCTTCTTGTACTCGAAGGGGGCCACACTCACCGCACCTGCTCCGCCGTTCGCTTCTTTGAGCGTGGCTTCCTTGTCATCGAAATGCCACAAGGCCAATGTGGAGTCGGAGATGACCAGCGGCTCGCCACGTCCCACGGGATTGGAGTTGCCGCGGGAGATGCGCACTTCATCGATGATGCCTTCACATCCGACTCCGCCTTCCACGAGACGTCCCACGGCGAAACTGTCCGAGGGAGCATCGGCTGCCACTTCCTTCACAGGCTCATCAAGCACCACCTTCTTGTCCACGGTGATGCGCACGCGATCCTTTTCCAGTATCGCGGAGATGCGGTGCCATTCGCCATCGCACACATCCAGCTTGGACTTGTACTCGCCACCGCGCTTCGGCATGTAAACACTCACGCAGCCACTTCCGCTGTAGGTGTAGAGTTCCCAGTGTTGCGGCGATGACTTGGGGCCATTCGCGAGCAGGATATTGAAGCCGCGTTTGCCATCGAGCTTCGCGAGGCATTCCACGGTGATGGGAAAGTTCTGATACTCAGCCTTGCCGGGGAAGACGATGCCACCCTTCAACGCCGTGCCCAGCGCTTCAATCTTGGAGGGCTCGAAGCTGGGCGCTGATGCCGCCGTCACCTTGCTCGAGACAGCCTTCGGTGTGAGGTCCGGCCACGTACGCGTTTTCGGCTTGGGCCCGGGTGCTTTGCCATCGAGTTGCCTCACCAGCCACGCGAGTCCATCAAGGTTGTCCATCAGGCGCCCCTCCGCATCCGCGTTGGTGTGATTGAGGATGCCGATGGGACCTTTGTATCCGCTGTCGCGAATGTCCTTCAGCAGCTTCACATCGAGGTCGCCTTGACCCAGCGGAAGAATCTTCTGTCCCTTGGCATCACCACCCTCGGTCATGCCATTGAGGTTCAGACAGATGAGATATGGCTTCATCTTCTGCAGCAGCTCGGGGAAGCGCGCGAGGTGCCCGTGGCCGTGATGCAGGTTGTACACGAGGCCCACGTTCGCGATGCCCTGTGCCTTCAGTGCCTCGATGATGGCGATCTGATTTTCCGGTTCGCCAAACCATGAGCCGTGATTGTACAGGCCCACGCGCACGCCGAATTTCGCTGCTGCCTCCGCGATGGGCTTGAGGCGCTCCGCCTCCTGCTTCACGCGTGCTGCCTGTTCTTCCGGCGTGTTGGTGGGAGCGCCACTGCCCGTGACCCACAGGTCGCACTTCGTCATCCCATGGCGCTTGAGAACTTCCAGGATGAGCTTCGCCTCGTCATTCAGCGAACCGGGGAACCACCAGCCGGTCAGCGTGATGCCATGCTTTTTCAACGCCTCCATCTCCGCATCAAACGTGGGGATGTGCTCCTTCCGGTAGTCGTAGACGAACTGCCGCAGGCCCAGCTTCTCCAGCATCGCCGCGCGTTCTTCCGGCCCGCGCTGTTTCGCGTCGAAGGGCACGATGCACCACGCCGCTAGGTTCTCCCGCCGAAAGAGGTCAGGAGTACCCGCCTGCGCTGAAGCCGCATGAGAGGGCAAGCAAGCTGCAACGGCGAGAGTCAGCGCCGCGACGGACGCAAGAAGACGCGATGGGAGAAGAAACGACATGGCGGTGGCGATGGCGGGAGAGGAAGAAGAACGCTCGTGCGCCGCCACCCTCGCAAGAAAGTGAAATGCGGCGCCGGACTCTACCGCCCTGCGCGAACCCGTCTTGAAATCGCGCGGCTGGTTTTTGTTCCCGAGCGGCGCAAGAGCATTTGGCAGGATGCCACTAGAAGGCGATCACCTGCAGACCTGGCACGCGACGAAATTCATCAAGGTTGCCTGTAACCACCGGCAGCGAATGCGCGAGACCAGCCGCCGCAATCCAAAGGTCATTTGCGCCGATAAGTTTTCCCGTGGCACTCAGTGTTCTGAAAATAGCCCCGTAGTGCCATGCAACCTCAACATCGTGGACGAGCATTTGGAATGGGAGAAGGAATG
Protein-coding regions in this window:
- a CDS encoding type II toxin-antitoxin system VapC family toxin, with the protein product MILDTSFLVALERESRRRQLGPASRFLAAANTQLCITPIIAGELACGTSLASRTAWESFLLPFQMLVHDVEVAWHYGAIFRTLSATGKLIGANDLWIAAAGLAHSLPVVTGNLDEFRRVPGLQVIAF